tttattttatgtaatccGAACTTAAATAAGAATGATTCAAATTATGGACTTAATTCTCCATTTTTTAGTTCAAATTGTTGTATTTTCATCGGTCCTCAATAAGTCTATAAAGTTTGAATGAAATCTGACCGTTCGAAGTACATAAAAATCAAGTCCAAAAGATTCTGTTTCAAACAAGCAAAAAGCTAataaagctttataaaaaaggaaactcTTTAACTCAATATACATGTTTTTAAACACAGTATCTCACCCAACTGATACTACAATAGTAGCACTGGTTTCCCAGGTATCCGTGACCGCTCTGTTCATACTGGACGGCCTGTTGAAGCAGGAACTGTTTGTGGGCATTATCGGGTTGAAGTTGTTCCAACACGAGCTGCCGGCGGTGAAGCGCCTGGAGCGCATCGCGCGCGAGCAGCGCCGCGCCGATGTGCTGGACGtgctgcgcgcgctgctgctgcAGGGACCCGTCTCCTTCTACTACACCCACGAGCTTGGCCTCTCCATGCCCGTCGACGCCGCCATGAATAGCCCCTATAGTAAATTCAACCTTAAAACAATGTCTATACCGTAGTAAAAGACTGTAGAAGAggcatgtttttgttttgcattgTGTTGTACATTTCAAGTACCTACAGAGGCGGTGGCTGTTTCGAATTTCAACTCTGCTGCTCTCACAATATTATGCAACAGCGACATAAAGCGATTgccaatataaataacatttttttataaaaacaaaaaaaaacactatatttAAACACGACTAACATTTACCTACGCTTATGCGACTGCTtgttattgtaaagaaaaacagTGTAATATCCTGAAATgagctattttattatatatgatGACATATATTGTATGATTTTCAGAGTACGCGATTATGGCCAACGACCAGCTGTCGGCGCTTGTAGAGATTCACAAGCTGCGGGAGGAATACTCCGATATCGGTGGGGCTGCTGCGCACTTGGAAGGTAACCCTCTGTTATATACTCTAAAAGCTCAAAGTAGGGAACAAATATGCgcttgaataaaaacaataatgtgGTAAGGGAGCAAGCACTTtcattaatcattatattttaatattatttcgagTAACTACTTCATAATTGTGAAATAGATTACATAATTTGCATACCTTTTCGACCGTGTGGCTATCACTCATTATATTCGAATGTAACTTTCAGAGTCGTTTGCACAGAGGCTCACCGCCTGTCTGAAGATAGTAAAGCCTGTTAAATCTGCGAAACGAGCTAGACTTGCTTCGGGTAAGTACTAGAGATAAGCGCTCTGATATCATGTTAATATTGTAATACAACATTTacatccttttttaaattacaaatgatcCCGCAGGAACATTGAATCGGGAtagaaactatcctatgtgttaatcctggttataaccTGTGCCACAGGTTTTGTCTAAAACCTACTAAGttatttttgcgtgaaagaaggAGAgaatccatacatacatacaaactttcgcgtttataatattagtaggatgaaagttgttttacataattgtatttCTAAAAGAAATAGCCATTAATACTGGATAATGCccaaaaacaaattactaataaaaaaagtgttttaatagAGTATTTGTCAAAGAAATCCGTCAGACGGATTTCCAAATAATTAAGGATGCCTATTTTCTGTTATCTCGTTATGAATGTAAAATTGAGGGCATCCAGTGATATAAACTCTCGTGTGAAGTCACTTACCGTTATTAGCAAGTCATGTTACTAGCCCTCACTACcgtacatttcatcatcttcaGTGATTTTTCCTGCCTACCTTTTTAATGATGACTGTGatgtgatattaaaaatatgaatttaatatttttggggaacctgtctgacggactacttcgatttttataaaaatactttaatttcctCGAGTAATATAAACAGTAGCTGTATCCCGCGCTGTTACCTGCGGTTTATCAGAACCGACTCTCACTTCTTGtatgtgtaatattatattgtgtttgCATATGTTGTAGACCCGCAAGACAAGAGTGGACCGAGCGGGTCGAGTGCTGAGCCCAAAGCAGGAGGCTCCAAACAGCCGAAGAAACGAAAGGCAATGGAGTCCCAGGAACAGGCGCAGCCTGTGGGGCTCGCTCAGAGGTAACTTACTACAAGTTACTGACATCACAATTCACTTCagtattatgtttttgtatcgGCTGTTTAAACAGCTGTTCCGtacacataattatatcaaaaatatgtaaGGTAAACTGTATACTTATTGACCACTTAATCGATTACAAGTTCTAAATTACGATTAATTAATAAGATATGTGGATAAGTATCATTGTAATATGTAGTTTTTTATCTATTCATGTACTACATAACTCGCAAAGTAGGCGGATAATTATAGGTTATTTTAGTCATTGTAGCAGGATTTAGCCACTACACACTATTGATGTTATGATGAAGTAAGATATGATACACTCTAGTCTTTTATAACGCATAGTGGGGCATTATATTACTAATGTCTCAGTAGGTAGCTTGTAAGTAATATTACGTCTGTACCCGCCAGAAACACTACACTATAGACAAGAACCAAGTAACCGGGAAGAGTTTTGTTTTACTGATGTATTTGACAAAAGACCAGCTGGTGTTATTAATGCTGATCtttttatgtatgtacctacatgtATCGGAACGTCTATGTTAAAATAGCCAAAAATTGTACTAAggtccaataaaaataaagtttacccatgttgtttacattatttctattataatatattacggCAGCTGaacaaaaaaatcttgcttAGACATATCgttaaatatgaaaatctaTGAATAGATGAGTTCATCAAAAAGTGTCATCATTAAAGTAACAGATAagttgttggtaattatatttttaagccgTTTGTGGTTGAAACGTTCGGGACAGGGGcaaggtgcacgagttcttcgtaaagaactcgcaaagcctTTGGTCGATTCTACCCATGATCAGAATTCTAGTCTGTATTTTgctcaaagaattagcattaCTTACGACGTGGCAATGCAGACAGCCTTTTGAGCACGATTCTGGACTTTGCCATTGATGATTTTCGTAAATTATGTGTTCTTAATATTGGTTTAACATAGTTTAACATactttgtatgtaaattataaattaagttatgttataaatagaatatacgtaattatttaaactaaagtAACAGATGGTGAAAGGTCGGCGGCACGGGGAGCTGTCTATGTAAAATGGACATTaaataagtgctactttgtagccttgtttaaattaatggattttgatttgatttgagatATGTATagcattcaaaaataaaaagcactgtataaaaatatactctaTATATAAATGTACATGAGTCTGTTTATGTAATGAAACTTTCCATGATTACAGAGACGAACCGATACCGTCAGGATCGGGCATTAACAAGGGAAAAGGTAAAAGCTCCGCCAATAGCGCTCCTCCCGGCGAAGGCAATGCAAGCAACAAACGCAAGCGCATTTCTCATTTCGATTGCACCTGCGATTCTGATGGCGAGGATCATGAATGCCAATCTACCAGTGCTGGTAATGCTGGCGATAGCTATGGCGACGACCTTGATTTGTCTCTTTTCACCAAAGAGATGCCCCGAGCGGGGCCGAGCGGCTCCAGTCAGGCCGGAGGTGCTGCTGAGGCGAAGAGTACCGGCGATTCTGCGGACACCGCTGACTCCACTGACTCTGACTCTACGGACGATGACGAAGGTATTGACTTCAATGCTGAAGACGATGAAATTCCCGTAATCGAGGTCGTCCCGAAAGCGGACCGCTTGGCAATGCAAGGGAGGAAAGTGGAACGCCGCtacttaaaacaaacaatattgaagTCCCGTCTCCGCCGCATGGGCATACTTGAGGTGGCGTTCGGCATTCCCGAAGAAGAATAAATTCGCAGACTACTGCTCGCTTCTGCTGTCCACACAGCCCACTTACTAATATTTTGATactctttcatatttataatctttCTTGATACTTTTATGCGACAATGTCGACCTATTTAATCCAAAGAATAGATACGCAAGTTTCTAAAACTTTTAGTCACTAGGCTAAGCGAAAAAGATCTCTGTATACCTAAGTAAAATGTGGTACCAAAAAGGTGTAACTATTGAGACTGTATTTTTACTGATTTAACTGGAAATCTTACAATCATGaaattattgtaatctctaGGCTTAGCGATTAGAAACTATTGTTTTAATCCCAATAATACGTTAAacgtataaaaacaaatcattaccGAAAATACAACTAATgaatttttataaatcaattggGAAGTATTCCGCACCAGGAGAACTCGAAGTTTCTTGAATCGAAATATGCAGAAAGTATATAAATCAAACATTCtaagaataaattttattattttacttttagataAGGCAAGATTATAAATCAACTTTACATTAAGACGATCGGCGCGCTCCACATTGAATAACAGCCACATTTTACTAACTTTATTGGTACTCGAACATGAATTTTCTTCAGTGTTAGCATTAAGCTCAGATGAGAAATGTTTTGTGCAGTGTATTTCTCATTCATAATTGTGTaatcattttcattaataaaagcattgtaatcgtagaaaaatgtttatcatttttttcacaaaacctTATCTGAAAGTTTTTGATGAACCAGATTGTCTACAATTTAGGTAAACTGACAACAAATTGATACACATTAGGGAAATTGACTACGTGATCAGATTTCCTCAAAAGTAAAACTCGGATGAGTGGCAATTCTTATTGTCTTAATGGAGCTAAAGTAACTTTCTTGCTTCTAAGAAAAGGCTCCGCATTGCAGTCGCCGGTACAGTGGTGCCTCGCTAAGTTTAGTTAGTGAGATCCATCTCGAAGGTACTAAAAGTGATAATCAGAAGAATAAATGGAGCTAAGTGCAGTATGTTCCCTTTCAAAGCTTAATTgtgtcttatttaatttaatttgaaaagaggaaaacattttaaacttaaagcATTTAATTACTGCTACTTTAATTAGCaccatttaatattttccacaTACCTATTTACGAAGATGTATGCTATAATTAGGACTCATTGGCAAGCTAGGTTCCACCTACTAAACCATTCACAAGATATATTCACTTGTTCAGTCaattaattactttacttttaataacaattatatttagcATGAAAATAGATATCCATATTTACAGATATTGCTTTCCACGTTTACCTGCGTTTGTCTAGTATGAAATATGATCAATGTTCAGAAAACGCGCCCTCCACGACTATAACACCTTTGAAATACCAGTATAATCGAATGTTTCACAACTatcacgcaacgccatctagtctagAACTTCGCAAAGCTTTTATTTTGGgtactaaacaactgataaacacacttATAAAATTGATGCCTTATATACATATTACACATAGACAGAACAAAATTGAGATGATCGTGCACGTCACACGAACTTTTGTGCTGGGCAGAAGTCGAAGCCACGActtcagggccccaattctgctatttagaacggccgatgaatgaatgaaatttggcccAAAATAACTATTTTCTTATTCTCTAAAAGTCTAAAGCATTTctctacacaataattttaaattcagtacggggcggcatactcaagatcaatacaattaacttccaattattgtattggcaaaatgattaagagaatatgaataaattcaaatttaatccaattgtcattaattcatcggccattgtaaaatagcagaatcgggaccctgGGTTACCTTATTATGACAACGATCGTGCAGTGTTTTACTTGCAGAAGCATTCGTAACTTCTTGAGTGAGACAACATTAATCTATTGCAAtctatcaaaagtcatttattattatttgcagcACTTGTTGAAGGTCAGAtgacattggacagcacccagtttaccccacccttcaccgctttctGCTGTGAGACAAGAAACGGCGAAATAaactcttaaatattattatagagctCAATAAGAAAATAAGTGTAAGTAAAAAATCTTAGTTTTGCCTTTATGTTTTTTGTCTTGGCAAATCGGTTCACCGAACGTTTAACTACTGTTTGAATGTTtgctgtaataaataatttgatttaggGAAAGAccataatattacataaaaggtataattaaaaaatgaatgatttttttatccttCCTTTTTGCATCCGAATACAATGTAGTTtatgacattgtttttattgacattttttaTAACTGGGCCTTTCGAATGTAGACAAATTTTGTTTACGGTCGAATAGCCCTCGGTTCATTCGATTTGTTCCGGACtaaaaaccctaaaaaagaCACTTATGTTTGTTCCGTGTATTTATTCTATGCTTTAAGCTTGGAGTTGCAGAGATCGTAAGAACTCGTCTAATCGTTGTTTCGTACGACTGTTttttataggtatatttatcttaatattattaagctgaaaggtttgtataaaaactataaaaaaacatgccaattataatttttatataaaaaattattatttttatataaaaaaacattgggTGTCGTGTGTCAAAGTCAGGGCGCGAGTGTGTGTGGCGCTCGCACCTACCCAGGGGTTGTGTTTTCGAtagtataggtacctactgtttAATGATACGTTTTATTTGACTACTAGATAAttggtttgtttatatttaaaaacgataTAGATGTATACATAAGATGCAGAAgttgtatttattgttgtataacACAGGACCACATAGTCGCTGAGCGAGTAAAGCACGAACTCGCGCTGCCCCGCGTACCGCCGCACTCTCCGCTCGTAGCTCGCTAGAGGGCGCTGATGCAAATCGTGTGGAAGTCAGTTCACGTAGCTGAATAACAGTGAATTGAGAGAGAAGTAGGAAGCCGATCCAAGCCAAACTAAAAAGCGGCATGGTTTAACGTTACCTTGCCAACTAAATTGATTCACTTTTACTCGCGGTTTCGTTCACGTTaagaatatgttatttttatcttgtgaaaaaaaggctttaaaacATCCTTGTACTTCGTTCCATTAGGTTCTTGAGGAGGttcaagtattataataatagcactttggagggggggggggtgcacGGGGACTTTTTCTTTGCTTAGTTTTATGACTTGGGGGTAGGGCAGTCTAGATAACGATGTCATCGATAAGCatttacctacttttttaaCCCCATTGTCTTAGcttgaaaacaaaatgcaatttCGGGGATTCCCGCAAACAATGTGTACGTTTAGGCCTTAGTACACTTATTTAAGTCTACTTAGTGCTGAATAGTACTGACTTTAGATTGTTATCATATAGATTTTCTTAggagatattgtttttttcccTTAATCAATGTTGAATACCATATCAATAAAATCTTATCGCtatcctattaaaaaaaatgcataaattgaaaaaattgtttataatataagcatGGTTTGGTGACAAAGGGGATTGGAGGGTAAATAATTGTAGATAATAAATGTGCTTACGTAATATTTGAGCGGCCACTTATAGGGTCACACTAATGTAATAATAGTTACACCCTCCATTATCCCTTATTTTATATCCCAATGGGGGATGAAGTTATCATAATCCTATTTAAGCAAACATCTTCATCACACTAGCCTCAATCTTTGATTTCAGTAATCAGTTAAGAATCtaagattattaaaaactttcgtACCCTATTTTATCAccttaggggtggaatttatcaaaatattttcttatcggATGCCTACGTCATAACCTACCGGCATGCCAAATTCGAGCCTGATCCCTCCAGTGCTAATGAACAACAGTGAAAAGCTTACgaataaataggtaggtacccAATGAGTCCTGTTTGGTGGTATCAGCGTGGGGCAAGGCAAGGCAGGTGTAACTTCGAACAGTGATGTTGTAACTCTACAGGAACTATAGTTAAAAATCTTTCGTGGATCTTTGCATTTGTTAGTATTCGCTGCCAACAGACGACCATATTTTTCATGATTTAGACAATGTTCTACGTCATAAAAAGCTTTCAGGTGGTTTGTCGAAGTTACATTACTAGTTCTATTTAAAGGCCTAcataaaatgattttgtgtgttttttccTGTTAAATGCTAGCAATGTTtgcaatttcaaaaaaaaataatttcttgtttttatagttAGGTACTTATGGCAGTCTGCAGTATAACACTTGTAAGAAACGTTTGCATCGTGTATATATAACTCATGTGTAAAGTGCTCACACCTGGTTCGTTGTTAATTTTTTGATCAATACTAGATTGTGTTTAGAAGGAATAGAAATAAGCCAAAGGGTAAACtggaataaaacaaagttatcatattatattatttaatgtcacTCGGATAAACAGggagtaatgtttatttaaatattactagaaaTATAAGAGCTACGGTCTAGCAATTTGGTATAGAATTGAATATTAGCAAAATACATCGATAGTATTCAACTCTGAGAAATTACGTATCCCGAGCCCTAGCCCAACGGCACTAGATCTGTAAGGCTCTTAGAGGTATTCAAAGACCCCTACTGATCGCTATTTACAAAACCTTAATTCTAGGAAGAAGGAAACTATTTACAAAAGAGGTGGAATTTTGTGAAGCCGGCAAGCATGCAGCGGGTCATGCGACCCGCCGCGCACCCCGACCAGCCCCCGAGGGCGCCGGTCCGGAGCGCGCTGCCGGCAGTAGGCTCCGGCTCCCCACAAGCGCTGCGAGTCGCGACCACGTCGGCGTGAGCCTCGGTGAAGTCACGTCGCCGCGCTCGATGGTATTCTGTGGGGGGGTGGTACTTCCCCGGGCGTGCCTGCCTTGAGTAACTTGGCACTACCACCTACCTCAAGACGTACATCCGTACATCTATCAATGTACATGAATAACATTGCATGTGCACTGCACGCCTAGCCCGCTTATTAAATGCCACACTCCAATAGGAGTAGCAGCTCCTCATTATTGAGAGTGGCGCTTGCCATAAACGGGCTAGGCGTTCACAGCAAACCAGTTCACAGCAATGCTATTCCTGTGTAAACATGTATGAAGTGATACTTCATATTTAACTAATAGCCGGGTACAAGAACATCATTAAGTAGACAGTCGCCACCAGTTGGCAAGTGAAATGTGCACATACATAGACATTTTACTATGTTTCTTAGTAAGTGCAGTTCTTGTATACGCCTAGTAAACTATTTGCACACATTACAAGATCGCTTTAAGtgtatttttacattaagaAATACACTTATCCATAGCTTGACACCTGAGatgttatttcaaatacaaGACATACATATCGAACATTGTTtaagaaaagtatatttttatccgTACACGGCTTGTATGttcatgtt
The Trichoplusia ni isolate ovarian cell line Hi5 chromosome 21 unlocalized genomic scaffold, tn1 tig00002161_group20, whole genome shotgun sequence genome window above contains:
- the LOC113506659 gene encoding uncharacterized protein LOC113506659 isoform X1; translation: MFLNTVSHPTDTTIVALVSQVSVTALFILDGLLKQELFVGIIGLKLFQHELPAVKRLERIAREQRRADVLDVLRALLLQGPVSFYYTHELGLSMPVDAAMNSPYKYAIMANDQLSALVEIHKLREEYSDIGGAAAHLEESFAQRLTACLKIVKPVKSAKRARLASDPQDKSGPSGSSAEPKAGGSKQPKKRKAMESQEQAQPVGLAQRDEPIPSGSGINKGKGKSSANSAPPGEGNASNKRKRISHFDCTCDSDGEDHECQSTSAGNAGDSYGDDLDLSLFTKEMPRAGPSGSSQAGGAAEAKSTGDSADTADSTDSDSTDDDEGIDFNAEDDEIPVIEVVPKADRLAMQGRKVERRYLKQTILKSRLRRMGILEVAFGIPEEE
- the LOC113506659 gene encoding uncharacterized protein LOC113506659 isoform X2, which produces MNVAKRMMIHPQSGYEVSVTALFILDGLLKQELFVGIIGLKLFQHELPAVKRLERIAREQRRADVLDVLRALLLQGPVSFYYTHELGLSMPVDAAMNSPYKYAIMANDQLSALVEIHKLREEYSDIGGAAAHLEESFAQRLTACLKIVKPVKSAKRARLASDPQDKSGPSGSSAEPKAGGSKQPKKRKAMESQEQAQPVGLAQRDEPIPSGSGINKGKGKSSANSAPPGEGNASNKRKRISHFDCTCDSDGEDHECQSTSAGNAGDSYGDDLDLSLFTKEMPRAGPSGSSQAGGAAEAKSTGDSADTADSTDSDSTDDDEGIDFNAEDDEIPVIEVVPKADRLAMQGRKVERRYLKQTILKSRLRRMGILEVAFGIPEEE